The DNA sequence GGCTACGTGGTAACTACGGTCGATGACATTGCCGCCGCCGCCAAGACCACGCGCGTCACTTTCTATTCTCACTTCGAGTCGCGCCGCGAACTGATGCGCGCTTTGATTCACGAACTCGACGGCATCCTTGAGCGGCGTGAGGAACCCGGGCGCAACTCCACCGCGAGCCTGCTAGTGGCGGTGGTACGCGAGGGCTCACGCGAAAAACTCGGTGGCTGGCTGCGTGACCAGGCCGCGCGCTGGCCGTTGATTAAACCCTATGTGCTGGCGGCAACCGAGGCTTCCGCTGTCGATGCTGAAATGCGTGCGCTCCTTCGCGGCTGGATTGAAGAGGTGGTGGCAGACATTCGCGAGGGTCTGGATGCAGCCAACCGCTATGAGCCGAACACGCGGCATTTCCGCGGCGAACTGGCATTTGTCGCGCTCGACCAAACCGCGCTCTCATGGATGCGCGGGGATCTGGATCTGACCGCCGAACCGGCCCTCGAGGTACTGACCGAATTGTGGTGGAAATTGCTAGGCGCACCTTGATTCGGGGATTACCCTATCAAGGTGCGTTTTGGCTTTACACGATGTAAAGCGAAATACATACTCCATGCCATGATCAACGACGTGGAGCATGGCCTGTGACTAGCGTCCCCCAATCCGGCATCGACCTTTGGGCCGACGATGTGCTCGTCGATCCCTACCCGGCCTACCGGGCATTGCGCGAGCTCGGCGAAGTCGTCTATCTCACGCACTCGAAACTCTACGCCCTGACCGGCTACGACGTTATCAAGGACGCGCTGGCCGACCCGACGCGCTTTTCTTCCGCTCAGGGCGTCGGCTTCAACGACGGCGTGAACCACGCGTTGCAGGGAACCTCGCTTGCTTCCGATCCGCCAGAGCACACCCAGTTGCGCGCCGCACTTTCCGAGAACCTCACGCCACGGGCACTGCGTGGTCTAGGCGAGCAGATCAAGGCCAATGCGCAGGCACTTGTGGCTCACCTGGTCGAGCAGCAGTCCTTTGATGCGATCGACGACATCGCCCGGCGCTTTCCGATCGGTGTTGTCGCCGACCTTGTCGGCTTCCAGGGTGACGCCAGGGCGAATATGCTCCGCTGGGGGCAGGCCGCGATGGAAGTTATCGGGCCGATGAATCGGCGCACAGCAGAGAATTTCCCGATTGCGGGCGAACTTTACGGCTACTGCTCGCAGATCACTCAGGACGCGCTCACCCCCGGCTCCGTAGGCTGGGGTGTCTTCGAGGCGGAGAGGAAAGGGATCGTCCCTGAAGGCGCCGCCCGCCACATCATTCACCAATATCTAGGCGCTGGCCTTGATACGACACTTGCCGCGATCGGCAACACCGTCGCTCTCTTCGGGCGCTTTCCGGAAGAGTTTGCGAAAGTTCGTGACGATCTCTCGCTCGTTCCTTCGGCCTTCAACGAGGTGCTGCGTTATTACTCACCGGTCCATGTGTGGAGCCGCGTTGCGACGCAAGAGGTGAAGGTGGGGAACGTGAAGATCCCGGACGGCTCGCGTATTGCGATCATTCTGGGAGCAGGCAACCACGACGCGCGCCATTATAGGGACCCTGAAGTCTTCGACGTTACGCGCAACCCGATAGACCATCTGTCCTTCGGCTATGGCCCGCATGGATGCGCCGGTCAAGGCCTTGCTCGCATGGAGGGTGCAGCGATCATCGAGGCGCTTGCAACTCAAATCAAATCGTTTCGCATCGGCGAAGTCGCTCGCGCGCCGAGCAATGTCACGGTGTCGTTCGACACAGTTCCTGTCCTGGAGTTGGAGGCCGTATGATCAAACTGATTCTTGATCGCCCTCGTTGCGAAGGACACGGTCTGTGCGAAGAGGTGGCCGCACAGCTTCTTCACATCGACGACGAAGGCTATGCCGCCATCGATGTGAACGAGATCAGTGAGGCGGTCCTGGCGACCGCTCAGGCTGCGGCGCGCGTCTGCCCGGTAGCCGCGCTCAAGCTCGTCGATGACGAGGCGACTTAATGAGCATCCTTCGAGATTCCCTACGCGATATCGTAGTGGTGGGCAGTGGCATCGCGGGTTTGACCGCTTGCGACACGCTTCGCGCCGAAGGTTTCGATGGCCGAATCACGGTAATCGGCGACGAAGCGGTTGCGCCGTACAGCCGTCCTGCCTTGTCCAAGGCCATGCTACGCGACGAGGATGATCTAACCTCGCACTTGTTGCCAGAGGCGACGCACGGGGCGATCGAACGGCGCGGCATCGCTGCCGTTGGTCTCGACGTGGATCGGCAGCGCGTGCGGCTCGCGGACGGCGATGAAGTGCCGTACGACGCGCTGATTATCTCCACCGGCACGCGAGCCAGACGTCTAACCCCTGGTAGTCGTAGCGACGAATACACCGTGCGCACGCTCGCCGATGCATTGGCGCTGCGGGCACGACTCGCTTCGAGGCCTTCGGTCGTAGTGGTGGGCGGTGGTCCGCTCGGCATGGAGATCGCATCCGGCGCAATCGGGGCGGGATGTGCAACGACGCTCGTCGCCAAAGGCACGCCGCTCGCTGCGCATCTCGGCGCATTGCTCGCGGCGCGGTTTCACGATGCTGCTGTTGCGCAGGGCCTCAAGATTGTCGCCACTGACTCCGCGAAGCTTGTGATGCGCGACGGTGCATCCGTGGTGGCGCTTGGCGACGGCACGGTGATCGAAGCGCAGGTGATCGTCTCCGCTGTCGGCGACGCCCCCAACGTCGAGTGGCTCGCCACCACCGGGTTACTTACTGGCGGCGCGCTCGTGGTGGACCGGCGCGGCTTGGTTCGCCCGAACATTGCGGCCGTAGGAGACGTCGCTGCGTTCCCGCACGCGGGGCGCGTCGCACGTGTTCCGCTGTGGACGAGTGCCATCGATCAAGCGAAAGTGGCCGCCGCCGCGCTCCTCAGGCTGGATGCTCCCGAACTCGCGTTCCAGCAGTACTTCTGGACAGAGGCTTTTGGTATCTCTCTAAAGGCCATTGGACCAACACCGGTTGCGGGTGAGGCGGAAATCGTGGAAGGCACCGGCGAGCAGGGGTTGCTTCGCTGGCGGCAAGCGGACGGTAGGGCGACTGCCGTTGCGCTTGACTATCGCGTTCCGATCCCGAAGCTGCGTCGCGTGACTACGTGCAGCGTGTAGCCGGCAGGCATTGGCGATAAATTCTCGAAGATTTAAATAAAGCAACACGTAATTACATAGTCGTACAAAACATTCCGAATCGACTTTCGACCGATAGCTTCCTCTTTTGGCCCATGAATTGGCATAACAAAGAACATTGTTTTTATCAGATCGGAGAGATTGTTTTGAGTGAGATGACCGTTTCTACTGTTGATGGCGTGCATCGCGCCCCATCGCCTACAGGAGGCGTACATGTGTGTTAAACACAGTCAGGGTGCTCTCGAACCCTTGCCGCCTTTTACGTCCCTCATC is a window from the Caballeronia insecticola genome containing:
- a CDS encoding NAD(P)/FAD-dependent oxidoreductase; its protein translation is MSILRDSLRDIVVVGSGIAGLTACDTLRAEGFDGRITVIGDEAVAPYSRPALSKAMLRDEDDLTSHLLPEATHGAIERRGIAAVGLDVDRQRVRLADGDEVPYDALIISTGTRARRLTPGSRSDEYTVRTLADALALRARLASRPSVVVVGGGPLGMEIASGAIGAGCATTLVAKGTPLAAHLGALLAARFHDAAVAQGLKIVATDSAKLVMRDGASVVALGDGTVIEAQVIVSAVGDAPNVEWLATTGLLTGGALVVDRRGLVRPNIAAVGDVAAFPHAGRVARVPLWTSAIDQAKVAAAALLRLDAPELAFQQYFWTEAFGISLKAIGPTPVAGEAEIVEGTGEQGLLRWRQADGRATAVALDYRVPIPKLRRVTTCSV
- a CDS encoding cytochrome P450; translation: MTSVPQSGIDLWADDVLVDPYPAYRALRELGEVVYLTHSKLYALTGYDVIKDALADPTRFSSAQGVGFNDGVNHALQGTSLASDPPEHTQLRAALSENLTPRALRGLGEQIKANAQALVAHLVEQQSFDAIDDIARRFPIGVVADLVGFQGDARANMLRWGQAAMEVIGPMNRRTAENFPIAGELYGYCSQITQDALTPGSVGWGVFEAERKGIVPEGAARHIIHQYLGAGLDTTLAAIGNTVALFGRFPEEFAKVRDDLSLVPSAFNEVLRYYSPVHVWSRVATQEVKVGNVKIPDGSRIAIILGAGNHDARHYRDPEVFDVTRNPIDHLSFGYGPHGCAGQGLARMEGAAIIEALATQIKSFRIGEVARAPSNVTVSFDTVPVLELEAV
- a CDS encoding TetR/AcrR family transcriptional regulator, which encodes MTKERKNQREIQKEATRQRILSTALELFVSRGYVVTTVDDIAAAAKTTRVTFYSHFESRRELMRALIHELDGILERREEPGRNSTASLLVAVVREGSREKLGGWLRDQAARWPLIKPYVLAATEASAVDAEMRALLRGWIEEVVADIREGLDAANRYEPNTRHFRGELAFVALDQTALSWMRGDLDLTAEPALEVLTELWWKLLGAP
- a CDS encoding ferredoxin, whose product is MKLILDRPRCEGHGLCEEVAAQLLHIDDEGYAAIDVNEISEAVLATAQAAARVCPVAALKLVDDEAT